The following are from one region of the Synechococcus sp. CBW1108 genome:
- a CDS encoding class I SAM-dependent methyltransferase has translation MNSDNDKQPVGARLTAALAQFPSQNSQALDYAHAHLIAGLVLAHKPLEVLELGVGSAYLTSVVLEALRENGRGRLTSVDNFFDWNGKKPFHITYLQENNPDWNLIVEDESIFLQRSPSEAFTFIISDGDHTRGYQTAPDLFRTAAPGSVLVFHDTSSEIFRLLARLPKRCRQLGFDNFHFNSKSKPEENTDRGLLVVGKQDRRRFSLDPIVRLYLFWRDKLRPLLKPSNRLNCQN, from the coding sequence ATGAACTCTGATAATGACAAGCAGCCAGTGGGAGCCAGGCTCACAGCAGCCCTAGCTCAATTTCCTTCGCAGAACTCACAAGCTCTTGATTATGCTCATGCCCATTTAATTGCTGGGCTTGTGTTGGCTCACAAACCTCTCGAGGTGTTGGAACTTGGCGTTGGCTCAGCTTACCTGACATCCGTCGTCTTGGAAGCATTGCGCGAAAACGGTCGTGGGCGCTTGACCTCCGTAGACAACTTTTTCGACTGGAATGGAAAGAAGCCTTTTCATATTACATACTTGCAAGAAAATAATCCCGATTGGAACTTGATAGTAGAAGATGAAAGTATTTTTTTGCAACGTTCTCCGTCAGAGGCTTTTACCTTCATTATTTCTGATGGAGACCACACTCGTGGATACCAGACGGCACCCGATCTCTTTCGCACGGCCGCCCCTGGCAGCGTGCTGGTTTTCCACGACACATCAAGCGAAATTTTCCGACTCCTAGCTCGCCTACCCAAGCGTTGTCGGCAGCTTGGATTCGACAACTTCCATTTTAACTCGAAATCAAAACCAGAAGAGAACACAGACCGAGGTCTGTTGGTTGTAGGAAAACAAGATCGCCGTCGATTCTCCCTAGATCCAATCGTCCGACTTTATCTCTTCTGGCGCGATAAACTTCGTCCGCTGTTGAAGCCAAGCAACCGACTAAACTGTCAAAATTAA